From the genome of Lentisphaera araneosa HTCC2155, one region includes:
- a CDS encoding arylsulfatase, which produces MQYLSARVLLLMCLIFSAYAKREKPNVIVILTDDQGWGDLSMNGNRDMDTPHIDSIAKNGAQFKYFYVQPVCSPTRAEFLTGRYHERSSVYSTSEGGERIDSDEQTIADMFKASAYKTAAFGKWHNGMQYPYHPNARGFDEFYGFCSGHWGNYYSPMLERNNQIVPGQGFIIDDFTNKAIDFIEKNQDNPFFVYLPYATPHSPMQIPDRWWDKYDKKDDFKMPVKVNNHLKAALAMCENIDYNVGRLLKKLDELNLSDDTIVLYMSDNGPNGDRWNGGMRGRKGSVYEGGLRSPLVIQWPRKIPPAREVKQISGVIDLMPTLADLCDVKLISEKALDGRSMKAELMGSTQMNERYLYAKWSSKSSIRNQKYRFNNEGKLYDIENDPGEKVDISKKYPLIAQKMKNKLQETKRDVAKDFNKNRPFVITHPDSPFSQLPARDAKATGTLKRSSKHPNCSFWHNWETTDDYIYWDGEVEAEGNYEAVIYYTCKEGHQGSVLELSFAGNSIEASVDHAHDPPLKGMDEDHTPRIESYVKDFRPLNMGVIKLEKGKGVLQLKALKKTGEGIIDFRLLTLKRIEK; this is translated from the coding sequence ATGCAATACTTAAGCGCTAGAGTACTTTTACTTATGTGTTTAATTTTTTCCGCTTATGCTAAGCGGGAAAAACCCAATGTCATAGTCATTCTTACAGATGATCAGGGCTGGGGTGATTTAAGCATGAATGGCAACCGCGATATGGATACGCCGCATATAGATTCAATCGCCAAAAATGGTGCCCAATTCAAATACTTTTATGTCCAGCCTGTTTGTTCACCGACACGAGCGGAATTCCTCACCGGGCGCTACCATGAGCGGAGCTCAGTCTATTCCACAAGTGAAGGTGGGGAACGTATCGATTCGGATGAGCAGACCATAGCCGATATGTTTAAAGCTTCAGCTTATAAGACTGCGGCCTTTGGCAAATGGCATAATGGCATGCAGTACCCCTATCATCCTAATGCTAGAGGCTTTGATGAATTCTATGGCTTCTGCTCTGGTCATTGGGGGAATTATTACAGTCCCATGCTGGAACGCAACAATCAAATTGTTCCGGGGCAGGGTTTTATTATCGATGACTTCACAAATAAGGCTATTGACTTTATCGAGAAAAATCAAGATAATCCCTTTTTTGTATATCTACCTTATGCCACTCCTCACTCACCCATGCAGATACCCGATCGCTGGTGGGATAAATATGACAAAAAAGACGATTTCAAAATGCCTGTGAAAGTCAATAATCACCTAAAAGCCGCTCTAGCCATGTGCGAAAATATTGATTACAATGTGGGCCGTCTATTAAAGAAATTAGACGAGCTAAATTTGAGTGACGATACGATAGTTCTTTACATGTCAGATAATGGTCCCAATGGTGATCGCTGGAATGGGGGCATGCGCGGTCGCAAAGGAAGTGTGTACGAAGGTGGTCTACGTTCTCCTTTAGTGATTCAGTGGCCTAGAAAAATCCCACCTGCACGAGAAGTAAAGCAAATTTCAGGAGTTATTGACTTAATGCCAACTTTAGCTGATTTATGTGATGTGAAATTAATCAGTGAAAAAGCTTTGGATGGCCGAAGTATGAAGGCTGAATTAATGGGCAGTACGCAAATGAACGAGCGCTACCTTTATGCAAAATGGAGTAGTAAGTCGAGCATCCGAAATCAAAAATATCGCTTCAATAATGAAGGTAAACTCTACGACATTGAGAACGATCCCGGCGAAAAAGTAGATATTAGTAAAAAGTACCCTCTGATTGCTCAGAAAATGAAAAACAAGCTACAGGAAACCAAACGCGATGTAGCCAAAGATTTTAATAAAAATCGACCCTTTGTGATTACTCATCCTGACTCCCCGTTTAGTCAGCTTCCAGCTCGCGATGCCAAAGCAACTGGAACACTCAAAAGATCCAGTAAACACCCCAACTGTAGTTTTTGGCATAATTGGGAAACGACTGACGATTATATTTATTGGGATGGAGAGGTGGAGGCCGAAGGCAATTACGAAGCTGTGATTTATTACACCTGTAAAGAGGGCCACCAGGGGTCAGTCTTGGAGTTATCCTTTGCAGGCAACAGCATTGAAGCAAGTGTTGATCATGCTCATGATCCACCTTTGAAAGGTATGGATGAAGATCATACTCCTAGAATCGAATCCTACGTGAAGGATTTTCGACCTTTAAATATGGGGGTGATAAAGCTAGAAAAGGGTAAAGGAGTTTTGCAGCTTAAAGCTCTTAAAAAAACCGGCGAAGGAATAATTGATTTTCGCTTATTAACTTTAAAAAGAATTGAAAAATAG
- a CDS encoding sugar phosphate isomerase/epimerase family protein, with translation MSHSNINRRHFIAASALAALASSCKSFSSKPELQISLAQYSLHRGFFGKSGYKKLDSLDFPKITRSLDIAACEYVGAFFPGRKPDLKFSKEMNKRSQDFGIENLLVMVDGNGNLGDPSSSKRDQAVANHRKWLEAAAELNCHSIRVNARSQGSTDEQRKLLADGMSKLCAEAKEFNMNILIENHGGLSSDGEFLASLMKEVNLDNFGTLPDFGNFWDRESKTLFDPYAGTKAMLPYAKALSAKTYDLVPGKKYTVKNRHFGYEIDVERMMKLTVESAYKGWIGIEYEGTNPSKNEIEGIQMSKKILEELWAKYQV, from the coding sequence ATGAGTCATTCGAATATTAATCGCCGCCATTTTATAGCAGCTTCTGCCTTAGCCGCCTTAGCGAGTTCATGTAAGAGCTTTAGTTCAAAACCAGAACTTCAAATCTCTTTAGCTCAATACTCACTCCATCGTGGCTTTTTTGGCAAGTCAGGGTACAAAAAACTGGACTCTTTAGACTTTCCCAAAATTACTCGCAGCCTCGATATCGCAGCCTGTGAATACGTAGGGGCTTTTTTCCCCGGTCGTAAGCCGGATCTTAAATTTTCGAAAGAAATGAACAAACGTTCACAGGATTTTGGTATAGAAAATTTACTTGTCATGGTAGATGGCAATGGTAACCTTGGCGACCCTTCAAGTAGCAAACGCGATCAGGCTGTGGCCAATCACCGCAAGTGGCTTGAGGCTGCTGCGGAATTGAATTGCCACAGCATTCGCGTTAATGCCCGCAGTCAGGGCTCAACTGATGAGCAGCGCAAACTTCTCGCGGATGGCATGTCCAAACTCTGTGCAGAAGCCAAAGAATTTAATATGAATATTCTTATTGAAAATCATGGTGGCTTGTCTTCTGATGGGGAGTTTTTAGCTAGCCTGATGAAAGAAGTCAATCTAGATAATTTTGGAACCTTACCCGACTTTGGGAATTTCTGGGATAGAGAGAGCAAAACTCTTTTCGATCCCTACGCGGGAACTAAGGCCATGCTTCCGTACGCCAAAGCCCTTAGTGCCAAAACTTATGATCTCGTGCCAGGTAAAAAGTACACAGTAAAAAACCGACATTTTGGATACGAAATTGATGTGGAACGCATGATGAAGCTGACCGTTGAAAGTGCTTACAAGGGCTGGATTGGCATTGAATACGAGGGCACTAATCCCAGTAAAAACGAAATTGAGGGCATTCAGATGAGCAAAAAAATCCTCGAGGAACTTTGGGCAAAATACCAAGTGTAA
- a CDS encoding DUF7133 domain-containing protein — MSSTISKIILAFGLISSMSFNSKAQGKNSKLAFRIPPEFDLHIYADSQKISNPVSITIDPQNRVYVAEVQRFQRGVEDSRQHNLWFMDELKINSLQGRLDLYEKWTKKGRFKPGHFTEYSDLITILEDTTGDEQADKSRTYACGFNEPLAGNAGSVLLAPNGEMYYANIPHIWKLEDQDGDGIHDKKEKFISGFGFRNGVNGHDLHGLEWGVDGRLYFSNGDRGYRVKTKEGKVLKSSERGTIFRCEPDGSHLEEFTFGNRNPQDLAFDQYGNLFTVDNNRGQGDKSRVCYLVELGDYGWNSGHENKTTFFRATKLNERKGPKPLDAWVLEGDWREQHQGQAAYVIPSIFFIPGGSAGMTFNPGESMGSKYDNKFLFSAYQNGVHAFDLEPDGAGLKKKDHDHFWSGGLIMDTEFDRDGRLYLADYVASGNPRDGSRKGAIYLLKNPEAMQKESVLSASRILRKGFTSSSAQELYQNLFHRDMRVRLFSQFELAKRKDAKVFAKGLQQTENELARLHSIWGFGQLSRKDKSFNKELLKFCEDRNWRVRAQIAKVLGESKDPKTKEPLMKLLKDEHARVQFYAATALGKVANDAKVIQALIHTASKNDDVFLRHAIAAGLIYTSNADEISKYIKNSSPASRMVSLLALTRLNDERVIDFLDDAAVSIVQEAVLAIDRMNHHDLAMRAALALKKFTQGKPQLTETILERLLQWNFRRGDALAVENVRALIYNSSAPEHIRQVALNDLIRWQQEAPMDPIIGQIRPVNSERFDTAPQIKAIVSDLLDKEESKAMKALLTSLSIEYGLAKNKNLLAAQVMNPNGDVAERLNLYKKLISSSDASVAKITETLLQDKEFVLRKEALFHLSQSDMLMFNDYLQNLYDKQIDLQLLYLALAHKTYVKGERLLIKSLSQAIEGNYEPSALLELQEAAEKSQHKAVKHLLGKFKNTLKDQGPLHEYKATLYGGDPINGRKMVYNEGLGQCIICHKIEDKGGVVAPDLSHIASLERARPEYLMESIVAPANYVVPGYGNVTVQMKNGDTLVASLVSQDEQTLVLKMADGKNKDFAMADVASVSKPLSSMPPLGTVLSKRDLRDIIAYLKTLKKKEH, encoded by the coding sequence ATGTCTTCAACAATTAGTAAAATAATACTCGCCTTTGGGCTCATTTCCTCAATGAGCTTTAACAGTAAAGCTCAAGGGAAAAATTCTAAATTAGCTTTTCGTATTCCCCCGGAATTTGATTTGCATATTTATGCCGATAGCCAAAAGATTAGCAACCCGGTGTCCATCACCATCGACCCGCAAAATAGAGTATATGTGGCAGAAGTTCAGCGTTTTCAACGTGGTGTAGAAGATAGTCGCCAACATAATTTATGGTTCATGGATGAACTGAAAATCAATTCCCTGCAGGGGCGTTTAGATCTCTATGAAAAATGGACAAAAAAGGGGCGCTTCAAGCCGGGTCATTTTACTGAGTATTCAGACTTAATTACAATTCTGGAAGACACGACGGGCGATGAGCAAGCGGATAAGAGTCGAACTTATGCATGTGGTTTTAATGAGCCTTTAGCAGGTAATGCCGGCAGTGTTCTTTTGGCTCCCAATGGCGAAATGTATTACGCCAATATCCCCCATATTTGGAAACTGGAGGACCAAGATGGCGATGGCATTCACGATAAAAAAGAAAAATTTATTAGTGGTTTTGGCTTTCGCAATGGCGTCAATGGTCACGATCTACATGGCCTTGAATGGGGTGTAGATGGTCGACTTTATTTTTCCAATGGGGATCGTGGTTATCGCGTTAAAACGAAAGAAGGAAAAGTCCTGAAAAGCAGTGAGCGTGGAACTATTTTTCGTTGTGAACCCGATGGCAGTCATTTAGAGGAGTTTACTTTTGGCAATCGCAATCCCCAGGATCTAGCTTTTGATCAATACGGTAATTTATTCACGGTCGATAATAATCGTGGTCAAGGCGATAAATCTCGCGTTTGCTACCTCGTGGAATTAGGTGATTATGGCTGGAATTCCGGTCATGAAAACAAAACAACTTTTTTTCGTGCCACAAAACTCAATGAACGCAAGGGGCCAAAACCCTTAGATGCTTGGGTATTGGAAGGTGACTGGCGTGAACAGCACCAAGGGCAGGCGGCTTATGTGATCCCATCCATTTTCTTTATCCCAGGGGGATCTGCCGGCATGACCTTTAATCCTGGTGAATCCATGGGCAGCAAGTACGACAACAAATTTCTCTTTAGTGCTTATCAAAATGGGGTTCACGCCTTTGATCTTGAGCCCGACGGAGCAGGTTTAAAGAAAAAAGATCACGATCACTTTTGGTCTGGTGGCCTCATTATGGATACTGAATTTGATCGTGATGGACGCCTATATCTAGCCGATTATGTTGCTTCAGGCAATCCTAGAGATGGCAGTCGTAAAGGCGCTATTTACCTTCTTAAAAATCCTGAAGCCATGCAAAAAGAATCAGTGCTCAGTGCTAGTCGAATCTTAAGAAAAGGTTTTACTTCCAGCTCAGCTCAGGAACTCTATCAAAACTTATTCCACCGCGATATGCGCGTTCGCCTTTTTTCACAATTTGAACTAGCTAAGAGAAAAGATGCCAAAGTCTTTGCAAAAGGTCTTCAGCAAACAGAGAATGAACTAGCTCGACTCCATAGTATTTGGGGGTTTGGGCAACTTTCCCGCAAAGATAAGAGCTTTAATAAAGAACTCTTAAAGTTTTGCGAAGATCGCAATTGGCGTGTACGTGCGCAAATCGCAAAAGTTTTGGGTGAGTCCAAGGATCCCAAGACCAAAGAGCCCCTCATGAAGCTTTTAAAGGATGAGCATGCACGGGTTCAATTTTATGCGGCCACTGCCCTCGGAAAAGTTGCCAATGACGCAAAAGTGATTCAAGCTTTAATTCATACTGCGAGTAAAAATGACGACGTTTTTTTGCGTCACGCCATAGCTGCGGGGTTGATCTACACGAGCAATGCTGACGAAATCAGTAAGTATATAAAGAATTCATCACCCGCATCCCGCATGGTGAGCTTATTAGCTTTAACTCGGCTAAACGATGAGCGCGTGATTGACTTTTTAGATGATGCTGCTGTGAGTATTGTACAGGAGGCCGTCTTGGCGATTGATCGTATGAATCATCATGACTTAGCCATGCGAGCTGCGTTGGCCCTTAAGAAATTCACTCAGGGAAAACCACAGCTTACCGAGACTATTTTAGAGCGCCTCTTGCAATGGAACTTTCGTCGTGGTGATGCTCTAGCTGTAGAAAATGTACGAGCTTTGATCTACAACTCATCGGCTCCAGAGCATATTCGTCAAGTAGCCCTCAACGACCTCATTCGCTGGCAGCAAGAAGCCCCAATGGATCCTATTATTGGACAGATCAGACCCGTCAACTCCGAGCGCTTCGATACCGCACCACAAATAAAAGCCATCGTAAGTGATTTGCTTGATAAAGAAGAGTCCAAAGCTATGAAGGCCTTGCTCACTAGTTTATCTATTGAGTATGGCCTCGCCAAAAATAAGAACCTCTTAGCTGCGCAAGTGATGAATCCAAATGGCGATGTGGCTGAACGCCTGAATCTCTATAAAAAATTGATTTCTAGTTCAGATGCTTCGGTAGCAAAAATTACCGAGACACTTTTACAAGATAAAGAATTTGTTCTCCGCAAAGAAGCGCTCTTTCATTTATCTCAGAGTGATATGCTTATGTTTAATGACTACCTACAGAACCTATATGATAAACAAATTGATCTGCAGTTGCTCTATTTGGCTTTGGCGCATAAAACTTATGTTAAAGGGGAGCGTCTTTTAATTAAATCTTTGAGTCAGGCAATTGAAGGTAACTATGAGCCCTCAGCTTTATTGGAGCTCCAAGAGGCCGCCGAAAAAAGTCAGCATAAAGCGGTAAAACATCTCCTAGGGAAGTTTAAAAATACTTTAAAAGATCAAGGCCCCTTACATGAATACAAGGCAACGCTTTATGGAGGTGACCCTATCAATGGTAGAAAGATGGTTTATAATGAAGGCTTGGGGCAGTGTATTATTTGCCATAAAATCGAAGATAAGGGTGGGGTAGTAGCTCCGGACTTAAGTCATATTGCTAGCTTAGAAAGAGCAAGACCAGAATATTTGATGGAGTCCATTGTTGCACCCGCTAATTATGTGGTTCCGGGCTATGGTAATGTGACGGTACAAATGAAAAACGGAGATACGCTAGTGGCTTCTTTAGTTTCACAGGATGAACAAACACTTGTACTCAAAATGGCCGACGGTAAAAATAAAGATTTTGCCATGGCGGATGTCGCTTCAGTGAGCAAGCCACTATCCTCCATGCCACCACTTGGTACAGTCTTAAGCAAACGAGACTTACGAGATATTATTGCTTACCTCAAAACCCTCAAAAAGAAAGAGCACTAA
- a CDS encoding sulfatase family protein, which produces MYRFFIFIILCLSINSLNAKEPNILFIMVDDLGYRDLSIYGSPDIQTPRIDQLMKEGMRFTQFTANSCVCSPSRAAFLTGRNQDMVGVPGVVRTPDSGNWGFLDPEATTIADVFQKNGYRTSLIGKWHLGLKSPNTPNERGFEFFHGFLGDMMDDYWEHTRHGNEYMYKNFQPLATKGTHATDLFSDWAIADIEAAKNDARPFFQFLAYNAPHDPIHPPKEFYEKFKKRHPNASEKRALLAGLIEHMDHSIGRVLDHLNKLGLANNTLVVFTSDNGGKLRYGADNGKLRADKTHMYEGGLRVCTSFTWPSKIKPGSQSKFKAMTMDFMPTLIDAAGIQYSGHMDGQSFLEEVLYANQKEFTKRKQYYTWLQGYKKHALRIADWKLVKDSQKHKYELYNLKEDPFEKKDLSKDYPEKFSEMRKDMDSYLTKAAKVNWKRPSQK; this is translated from the coding sequence ATGTATCGCTTCTTTATTTTTATTATCTTATGTCTCTCTATTAATTCATTAAACGCAAAAGAGCCAAATATCCTCTTTATTATGGTAGATGACCTCGGGTATCGCGATTTATCTATTTATGGTTCACCCGATATCCAGACGCCACGCATTGATCAGTTGATGAAAGAAGGCATGCGCTTTACGCAATTCACTGCCAATAGCTGTGTTTGTTCACCCTCAAGAGCCGCTTTTCTCACCGGCCGTAACCAAGACATGGTGGGAGTTCCCGGTGTTGTACGAACTCCTGATTCCGGCAACTGGGGCTTTCTCGACCCTGAGGCTACGACCATTGCCGATGTCTTCCAAAAAAATGGCTATCGAACTAGCTTAATTGGTAAATGGCATTTGGGGCTTAAATCTCCCAATACGCCAAATGAAAGAGGCTTCGAATTTTTTCATGGTTTCTTGGGTGATATGATGGATGATTATTGGGAACATACGCGTCACGGTAATGAGTACATGTACAAAAATTTCCAGCCACTTGCCACCAAGGGAACACACGCAACAGATTTGTTTAGTGATTGGGCAATAGCGGACATCGAAGCCGCCAAAAATGATGCGCGTCCCTTTTTTCAGTTTCTTGCCTACAACGCACCACATGACCCGATTCATCCCCCGAAAGAGTTCTATGAGAAATTCAAAAAAAGGCATCCAAATGCGAGTGAAAAACGTGCGCTACTTGCAGGTCTTATTGAGCATATGGATCATTCAATTGGACGTGTCTTAGACCATCTAAATAAACTCGGGCTAGCAAACAATACTCTCGTTGTTTTTACCTCCGACAACGGAGGCAAGCTCAGATATGGTGCAGATAATGGGAAGCTCCGCGCAGACAAAACTCACATGTACGAGGGAGGCTTACGCGTTTGCACTTCTTTCACTTGGCCGAGTAAAATCAAACCCGGTAGTCAATCAAAATTTAAGGCCATGACCATGGATTTTATGCCCACCTTGATTGATGCCGCGGGCATTCAATACTCGGGTCACATGGATGGCCAATCATTTCTCGAGGAAGTGCTTTATGCCAATCAAAAAGAATTTACCAAGCGCAAGCAATACTATACTTGGTTGCAGGGCTACAAGAAACACGCCCTTAGAATTGCTGATTGGAAGCTTGTAAAAGATAGCCAAAAACACAAGTACGAGCTTTACAATCTTAAAGAAGATCCTTTTGAGAAGAAGGACCTCAGCAAAGACTATCCCGAGAAATTTAGCGAAATGCGCAAAGATATGGATTCTTACCTTACAAAAGCAGCTAAGGTTAACTGGAAACGTCCCTCGCAGAAATAG
- a CDS encoding prepilin-type N-terminal cleavage/methylation domain-containing protein → MKFLKKKFTLIEILVVVAIIGILVSFLVPVLGNARDKSRSSVCKSNLKQIGTTMYMYLDDAKRIIRHANFPNPGPWSTRQNFPGDTSVLECPSDPNPNPEQWNPSYGFNYSNLSERKLSKVNNPAQTLFFADSGHGNTTHPWHNRVPLGYLINNKSTWAAPIGIRHNYAPNLLWVDGHVSSLNKDVITIHLSDEFWDLE, encoded by the coding sequence ATGAAGTTTTTGAAAAAGAAATTTACTTTAATCGAAATTTTGGTGGTGGTGGCTATTATTGGTATTCTTGTTTCTTTCTTAGTGCCGGTTTTGGGTAATGCTAGAGATAAGAGTCGCTCAAGTGTATGTAAAAGCAACCTCAAACAAATTGGTACAACTATGTATATGTACCTAGATGACGCCAAACGCATTATACGTCATGCTAATTTCCCAAATCCTGGTCCATGGTCGACAAGGCAGAACTTCCCTGGCGATACGAGTGTCTTGGAGTGCCCAAGTGATCCGAATCCTAATCCGGAACAATGGAATCCCTCTTACGGCTTCAATTATTCGAATTTAAGTGAAAGAAAACTTAGTAAAGTTAATAATCCAGCACAGACTCTTTTCTTTGCTGATAGCGGACATGGAAACACAACTCATCCATGGCATAATCGCGTTCCTTTAGGTTATCTGATAAATAACAAGTCAACCTGGGCTGCCCCCATAGGCATTCGCCATAATTACGCTCCTAATTTGTTGTGGGTCGATGGCCATGTTTCGTCGCTTAACAAGGACGTAATTACTATTCATCTAAGCGATGAATTTTGGGACTTAGAATAA
- a CDS encoding ATP-binding protein, with amino-acid sequence MKRNAEIYLKNWLYKSHRKPLVLRGARQVGKTWSVRHLAKSENMKLIELNFEKDLIIKEIFTSNNPHEYISLLEMHLSCTINIENSLLFLDEVQAFPQILAKLRWFYEEMPELALIATGSLLDFTLEDHTFSMPVGRISYYYLEPFSFNEFLSVTGNEILRDFLDTINLTQISQGEAIKPLIHKKLLSLFKIYTIVGGMPEALSTWIDTHSFTEISIIQQDLLATYRDDFSKYSARSQKETLDIVMRSLPRMIGHKIKYSNISKEIRGDVIKRALNLLCTAKICHKIHTTSADGLPLDASSNPNKFKMIFLDSGLVSAALGLQLNLEMQKTNIELSNKGAIAEQVVGQLLRTTEPYYIEPSLHYWAREKKGSEAEVDYLVQSGSTLLPIEVKAGSTGSMKSLHLLMAQKGLKIAVRLNSDLPSLVDVNFKINPNDRAEYSLLSLPIYMTEQVKRLTG; translated from the coding sequence ATGAAAAGAAATGCAGAAATCTATTTAAAAAATTGGCTCTATAAAAGTCATCGAAAACCCTTAGTCTTACGAGGTGCTAGGCAAGTCGGTAAAACATGGTCTGTTCGCCACTTAGCAAAAAGCGAGAACATGAAATTAATTGAATTAAATTTTGAAAAAGATTTAATCATTAAAGAAATTTTCACCTCCAATAATCCCCATGAATATATTAGTCTTCTAGAAATGCATTTATCTTGCACGATCAACATAGAGAACAGCTTATTATTTTTAGATGAAGTCCAAGCTTTTCCGCAAATCTTGGCAAAGTTACGTTGGTTTTATGAAGAGATGCCAGAACTAGCTCTTATCGCAACGGGTTCACTCTTGGACTTTACACTTGAAGACCATACTTTTAGCATGCCAGTTGGCCGCATAAGTTACTATTATTTGGAACCCTTTAGTTTTAATGAGTTTTTGTCTGTTACTGGCAATGAAATACTACGTGATTTTTTAGATACAATAAATCTTACCCAGATATCACAGGGAGAGGCGATCAAGCCTTTGATTCATAAGAAACTTTTAAGTTTATTCAAAATATACACAATAGTGGGAGGGATGCCGGAAGCATTAAGCACCTGGATTGATACTCATTCATTTACTGAAATCTCTATTATACAACAAGACCTCCTAGCTACTTACCGTGATGATTTTTCAAAATATTCCGCAAGGTCTCAAAAAGAAACCTTAGATATAGTTATGAGGAGTCTGCCGCGAATGATTGGTCATAAAATCAAATATTCAAATATCAGTAAAGAAATTCGAGGCGATGTTATTAAACGAGCTTTAAACCTACTATGCACTGCAAAAATCTGCCATAAAATACATACGACAAGTGCTGATGGCCTTCCTTTAGATGCAAGTTCAAATCCTAATAAGTTCAAAATGATTTTTCTTGACTCAGGTTTAGTCTCAGCGGCCTTAGGCTTACAGCTCAACTTAGAAATGCAAAAAACAAATATTGAACTAAGTAACAAAGGCGCAATTGCCGAACAAGTTGTCGGGCAACTCCTACGAACAACAGAACCTTATTATATAGAGCCATCACTGCACTATTGGGCAAGAGAGAAAAAAGGTTCCGAAGCTGAAGTCGATTACTTAGTTCAGTCTGGTTCTACTCTTTTGCCCATTGAAGTAAAAGCTGGGAGTACGGGATCAATGAAGTCTCTACACCTACTCATGGCTCAAAAAGGCTTAAAAATTGCCGTTAGACTTAACTCCGACCTGCCAAGTTTGGTTGATGTTAATTTTAAAATCAATCCAAATGATCGAGCGGAATATAGTCTTCTATCACTCCCAATATATATGACTGAACAAGTTAAACGTTTAACTGGATAA
- a CDS encoding type II secretion system protein encodes MKFLKKKFTLIEILVVVAIIGILASLLLPTLGNARDKSRASVCKNNLKQLSVTMYLYLDDSQYIINHVTPNPSTGLNIPWSRANVFPGDNSILECPSDEKADPASWEPSYGFNYFYLKEQKLAEVSKPAETIFFADSGHVNTTHPWNNRAVAGYLINNKSAWAAPIGLRHDEAPNLLWVDGHVSTLKDMINIHLSNELWDRE; translated from the coding sequence ATGAAGTTTTTGAAAAAGAAATTTACTTTAATCGAAATTTTGGTGGTGGTGGCTATTATTGGTATTCTTGCATCTCTCTTATTACCAACTTTGGGCAATGCAAGAGATAAGAGTCGCGCAAGTGTATGTAAAAACAACCTCAAACAATTGAGCGTGACGATGTATTTATATCTGGACGATTCTCAGTACATTATTAATCATGTTACGCCAAATCCTTCTACTGGCTTAAACATCCCTTGGTCAAGAGCAAATGTTTTTCCGGGAGATAATAGTATTTTGGAATGCCCCAGCGATGAAAAGGCGGACCCAGCTAGTTGGGAACCCTCTTATGGTTTTAATTATTTCTATTTAAAGGAACAGAAACTTGCTGAAGTAAGTAAGCCAGCAGAGACTATCTTCTTTGCTGATAGTGGGCATGTAAACACCACTCACCCGTGGAATAATCGCGCTGTTGCAGGTTATTTGATTAACAACAAGTCTGCCTGGGCAGCTCCCATTGGACTTCGCCATGATGAAGCTCCCAACTTGTTGTGGGTCGATGGCCACGTTTCAACACTGAAGGACATGATTAATATTCATCTAAGTAATGAACTTTGGGACAGAGAATAA